The Candidatus Binatia bacterium genome segment GGCGACCGTCGCCGGTGCGCGACACGAGGACGCCCGCGGAATCGACGCTGACCGGAGCAGCCGGATCCATCGCGACGAACATCTCGCCGAGCGGGCCCTTGGCCTTGAGCGATGAGCCCTCGAGCGTCACGGCGACGCCCTTCGGGACCGGAAGAGGAACTTTGCCGAGACGAGACACGTTACCAGACCTCGCAGATCACTTCGCCGCCCACGTTGCGGCGGCGCGCCTCGCGGTCGGACAGCAGGCCAACCGGGGTGCTCAGGATACTGATGCCGAGACCGCCACGAACGCGCGGCGCCTCTTCGGAAGAGCTGTAGCGACGCAGGCCGGGGCGGCTGATTCGGCGGATGCCGGTCAGCACCGGTTCGCCGCCGTCGCTGTAGCGGATGTGCAGCACCAGCGACTTGCGGGTCTGTTCGCCGGAAACCTCGACTTCGCGCAGGAAGCCTTCGTCGCACAGCAGGCGCGCGATGGCTTCCTTCACGCGCGAGTGCGGCAGCGCGACCTGGTCGCGGCGCCCGCGGCACGCGTTGCGGATGCGGGTGAGAAGATCGGCAATCGGATCGGTCATCATCGCGACGCCCTCCTCACCAGCTCGCCTTGACGAGGCCTGGAATCACGCCCTGCAGCGCGAGATTGCGCAGGCAGATGCGGCAGAGCTTGAAGCGCCGGTAAACGCTGCGCGGGCGGCCGCATTGCTTGCAGCGCGTGTAGCCGCGCACCGTGAACTTCGGCTTGCGCTCGGACTTGATGATCATCGATTTCTTGGCCACGCCTGTTCTCCGTCCTATTGCTGCTGGCTCCCGCCCTGCGGGCGGAACGGCATTCCGAGCCTGGTCAGCAGCGCGCGACCCTGCGCGTCGTTGCGCGCGGTGGTCACGATCGTCACCGACAGTCCGTGGATCTTCTCGACCTTGTCGAGCTCGATCTCGGGGAAAATGATCTGTTCGCGCAATCCGATGCTGAGGTTGCCGCGGCCGTCGAAGCCGCGGCTGGGCAGCCCGCGAAAGTCGCGAACGCGCGGAAGCGCGACGCGGATGAAGCGCTCGAGGAACTCGTACATCCGCTCGCGGCGCAGCGTCACGGCGACGCCGATCGGCATCTTCTCGCGAAGCTTGAAATTCGAGATGGCCTTTTTCGAGCGAGTGACAACCGGCCTTTGCCCGGTGATGATGCCGACCTGCTCGACCGCTCCGTCGATCAGTTTGGGGTTCTGGACGGCGTCGCCCAGGCCCACATTGATCACGATCTTCTCGAGGCGGGGCACTGCCATCACGCTGGTCAGGCCGAACTCCTTCTGCAGCACGGGTCGGATCTCGTCCTCATAGCGCCGCTGGAGCGTCGGTTTGGTTGCAGCCATCGTCTTCGTCCTCTTCCCTTCGTTCCTGTCGTTCCTGTCGTCCCTGTCACTCGACGCGCTCAACGCGCGTCGATGACCTCTCCGCTGACACGGCTCACGCGCACGTGCCGGGTCTTGCCGCCCTTGCCGCCTTCGATCGCCTTGCGACCGACGCGCGTCGGCTTGTGGACGCTCGGGCACAGCAGCATCACGTTGGAGATGTGGATCGGCGTCTCCTTCTCGAGAATGCCGCCGGGCTGCTGGCCGCGCGGCTTGTTGTGGCGCTTGACCATTGCGATGCGTTCGACCTGGATGCGGTCGCCGTCGGTCAGGACGCGGGTGACCTTGCCGGTCTTGCCCTTGTCCTTGCCCGCGATGACGATCACGGTATCGCCCTTCTTGATGTTCTGCTTGGCCATGACTTTCCTTCTGATACTCGGGCAAGCCCTCGCTACAGAACCTCCGGCGCGAGCGAGATGATCTTCATGAACTTCTTCGCGCGCAGCTCGCGGGCCACCGGTCCGAAGATGCGGGTTCCGATGGGCTCGCCCTGGTTGTCCAGGATGACGGCCGAGTTGGTGTCGAAGCGGATGTAGGACCCGTCGGGGCGGCGCGTCTCGCGCGTCGTTCGCACGACGACTGCCTTGACCACCTGGCCCTTGGTGATCTTTCCGCCCGGCGTCGCTTCCTTGACGCTGCCGACGATGATGTCGCCGATGCGCGCGTAGCGACGACGCGTGCCGCCGAGCACGCGGATGCACAGCAGGCGGCGTGCGCCGGAATTGTCGGCGACGTCGAGGACTGCCTCCTGCCCGATCATTTCAGGCCTCCCTCCACGTCCGCCACGGCCGGCCCCTGCACGGCCTGCTCGACGATGCGGGACAGGCGCCAGCGCTTGAGGCGGCTGAGCGGACGCGTCTCGGCGATCACCACGCGATCACCGGGACGGCACTCGTTCTTCTCGTCGTGCACCATGTAGTGCTTGTCGCGCACGACGGTCTTCATGTACTTGCCGTGGCGCACGCGCCGGGCCACCTTGACCACCGCGGTCTTGTCCATCTTGTTGCTGACGACGATGCCCTCGCGGGTCTTTGCCCGCGGCCTCGCCGGCGTCGCGACGTCACTCATGACTTCGTTCCCTTCTTGTGCGCAGCCTTCTCGCCGCGGACCGTCAGCACGCGCGCCAGGTCACGACGCACGCTCTTGAGCTCCGACGGCTTGTCGAGGCGCCGCGCGTTGCGCTTGAGCGTCAGGCGCGCGACCTTGTCGCGCAGCTCCGCTTCCTTCTTGCCGAGCTCCTCGGCCCCGAGCTTGCGAACGTCATTCGGCTGCATGGGCTTCCTCTCTGGAGCAGAAGCGCGTGGAGACCGGCAGCTTGTGGGCGGCCAGGCGCATCGCTTCCTTCGCCAGCGTCGGCTCGACGCCTTCCATCTCGAACAGCACGCGACCGGGCTGCACCGGGCAGACCCACGCCTCGGGCGATCCCTTGCCTTTTCCCATGCGCACTTCGGCCGGTTTCTTCGTGATCGGAAGGTCCGGGAAGATGCGGATCCAGACGCGGCCGCCGCGCTTGATGTGGCGCGTGATCGCGATTCGGGCAGCCTCGATCTGGCGCGCGGTCAGGCGGCCCCACGCCGTCGACTTCAAACCGAAGTCGCCGAACTCCAGGGTATTGCCCGAGTACGCCAGGCCGCGGTTGCGACCCTTCATCTTGTGCATCTTGCGGAACTTGGTCTTTTTCGGCTGCAGCATGGCGTCGGCCTCTTACATCCCCGCTCCGGCCTTGCGCTCTTCCTGATGGCGCAACGTGCCGTCGCCGCGGTAAACCCAGACTTTGACGCCGATGACGCCGAACGTCGTGCGTGCTTCGGCAAGCCCGTACTGCACGTCGGCGCGCAGCGTGTGCAGCGGCACCTGGCCCTCGCGGTACCATTCGGTGCGTGCGATTTCGTGGCCGCCCAGCCGCCCGCCGCACTGGACGCGAATGCCCAGGCCGCCCATGCGCATCGCGCGCGCGACCGCTTCCTTCATCGCGCGGCGGAACATCACGCGGCGCTCGAGCTGCAGCGCGATGTTCTCGGCGACGAGCTGGGCGTCGAGGTCGGGACGGCGGATCTCGTGGATCTCGACGAAGCTGTCCTTGCCGGCCAGCTTCTGCATGTCCGACTTCAGCTTCTCGATCTCGGCGCCCTTCTTGCCGATGACGATGCCGGGGCGCGCGGTATGGATGTGCACGCGCACGTTCTTCGAAGCGCGCTCGATCTCGATCTTCGGTACCCCGGCGTGCGAGAGGCGCTTGCGCAGGAACTTGCGGATCGCGAGATCCTGCTGCAGCAGATCCGCGTAATTCTTGCCCGCGAACCAGCGCGAGTCCCAGGTCTCGGTGACGCCGAGGCGAAAGCCTCTCGGATGTGTTTTCTGTCCCACGTGAACTTCCTTGCCTGTTCTCTTCGCTCTCAGCCGCGCGAGTCCACCACCACGGTGATGTGGCTGGTGCGCTTGCGGATCGCGGTGGCGCGTCCCTGCGCTCGCGGCCGGAAACGCCCGGCAACGGGACCGGGGTCCACGGTGATCGTCTTGACGAAGAGAGTGTCGACGTCGAGGTTGTTGTTGTTCTCCGCGTTCGCGACGGCGGAGCGCAGCGTCTTGGCGACGAAGCGCGCCGCCTTCTTCGGCGTAAAATCGAGCACCGCCAGCGCGTCCTCGACGCCCTGGCCGCGCACGATGTCGGCGACCAGGCGGCACTTGCGCGGCGAGATCGACTGGTAACGGGCGATGGCTTTCACTTCCATGACGTCTCGAGCCCCTTACTTCCTGCCCGGCCCTTCGCTCTTGCGCGCGCCGGAGTGGGCCTGGAAGGTACGGGTCGGCGCAAACTCGCCGAGCTTGTGACCGACCATGTTCTCGTTGATGTAGATCGGCAGAAAACGTCGTCCGTTGTGGACCGAGAACGTGTAACCGATCATCTCCGGCACGATCGTCGAGCGCCGCGACCACGTCTTGATCGGGCGGCGATCGTCGACGCTCTGCATGGAGATCTTCTTGAGCACGCTGGCATCCACGAAGGGGCCTTTCTTGATGGACCTGGGCACGGGCGACCTCTCTTTCCTGTTCTCTCGAACTACTTCTTCTTGCGCCGCGTGACGATGTACTTGTCGGTGCGCGGGTTGTAGCGCGTGCGGGCGCCCTTGGTCGGCTTGCCCCACGGCGTCTGCGGATGATTACCCTTGGCGCGGCCTTCGCCGCCGCCGTGCGGGTGATCGACCGGGTTCATCGCGATGCCGCGGGTCTGGGGCCTGACGCCCCGCCACCGCGCGCGACCGGCTTTGCCGATCGTGATGTTCTCGTGCTGCGCGTTGCCGACCTGTCCGATGGTCGCGCGGCACTCGCGGCGCACGTTGCGAAGCTCGCCCGAAGGCAGTCGCAGCAGCGCGTAGTCGCCTTCCTTGGCGACGAGCTGGGCGCCGCAACCGGCGCTGCGCGCCATCTTGCCGCCGGCACCCGGCTTGATTTCGATCGAGTGCACCGTGGTGCCCACCGGAACGCGATCCAGCGGAAGCGTGTTGCCGGGCTTGATGTCCGACTCCGGGCCGGACACGACGGCATCGCCCACCTTGGCGCCCTCGGGAGCGACGATGTAGGCCTTCTCGCCGTCGGCGTAGACGAGCAGCGCAATGCGCGCCGAGCGGTTCGGGTCGTACTCGACGGTGGCGATGCGGCCGGGGATCCCGTCCTTGGTGCGACGGAAATCGATCAGCCGGTAGCGCCGCTTGTGGCCGCCGCCGCGGTGACGCGACGTAATGCGCCCGTTCGAGTTGCGACCGCCGCTCTTCTTGATCGGACGCAACAGCGACTTCTCAGGCTGGGTCTCGGTCACCTCGTCGAAATCGAACCCCGTCATGAAACGGCGTCCGGGCGAGGTTGGCTTGAAGAACTTCACTCCCACGGTCGTTCGCTCCTAAAATCCGTTATCCGATCCGAGCGCTTTCGCGCACTCAGATCTTTTTTGTCTTCGCGCTCGCGCACTCAGATCTTTTTTGTCTTCGCGCTCGCGCACTCAGATCTTTTCCAGCAGCTCGGCGGCGTTGCCGTCGGCGAGGGTGATGTAGGCCTTCTTCCATGCGGGGCGCTTGCCGAGGATCTTGCCGGCGCGTTTTTTCTTGCCGAGGAAGTTGGCGGTACGCACCGCGGTCACTTTCACCGAAAACAGCTTCTCGACGGCGCGGCGGATCTCGAACTTCGTCGCGTGCGTCGGCACCTTGAAGACGACCTGGCCGTGCTCGGCAACCAGAGTCCCCTTCTCGGTGATCAGCGGGGTCTGCAGCAGCTTGAGCTCGCTTCCCATCACGAAAGCCTCGCTTCGATGGCGGCCAGCGCGTCCTGGGCAACGACCAGGTTCCGGTGCCGCAGGATGTCGTA includes the following:
- the rplV gene encoding 50S ribosomal protein L22; its protein translation is MEVKAIARYQSISPRKCRLVADIVRGQGVEDALAVLDFTPKKAARFVAKTLRSAVANAENNNNLDVDTLFVKTITVDPGPVAGRFRPRAQGRATAIRKRTSHITVVVDSRG
- the rplN gene encoding 50S ribosomal protein L14, translated to MIGQEAVLDVADNSGARRLLCIRVLGGTRRRYARIGDIIVGSVKEATPGGKITKGQVVKAVVVRTTRETRRPDGSYIRFDTNSAVILDNQGEPIGTRIFGPVARELRAKKFMKIISLAPEVL
- the rplP gene encoding 50S ribosomal protein L16; the protein is MLQPKKTKFRKMHKMKGRNRGLAYSGNTLEFGDFGLKSTAWGRLTARQIEAARIAITRHIKRGGRVWIRIFPDLPITKKPAEVRMGKGKGSPEAWVCPVQPGRVLFEMEGVEPTLAKEAMRLAAHKLPVSTRFCSREEAHAAE
- the rpsS gene encoding 30S ribosomal protein S19; this encodes MPRSIKKGPFVDASVLKKISMQSVDDRRPIKTWSRRSTIVPEMIGYTFSVHNGRRFLPIYINENMVGHKLGEFAPTRTFQAHSGARKSEGPGRK
- the rplB gene encoding 50S ribosomal protein L2, whose amino-acid sequence is MGVKFFKPTSPGRRFMTGFDFDEVTETQPEKSLLRPIKKSGGRNSNGRITSRHRGGGHKRRYRLIDFRRTKDGIPGRIATVEYDPNRSARIALLVYADGEKAYIVAPEGAKVGDAVVSGPESDIKPGNTLPLDRVPVGTTVHSIEIKPGAGGKMARSAGCGAQLVAKEGDYALLRLPSGELRNVRRECRATIGQVGNAQHENITIGKAGRARWRGVRPQTRGIAMNPVDHPHGGGEGRAKGNHPQTPWGKPTKGARTRYNPRTDKYIVTRRKKK
- the rpsC gene encoding 30S ribosomal protein S3, with translation MGQKTHPRGFRLGVTETWDSRWFAGKNYADLLQQDLAIRKFLRKRLSHAGVPKIEIERASKNVRVHIHTARPGIVIGKKGAEIEKLKSDMQKLAGKDSFVEIHEIRRPDLDAQLVAENIALQLERRVMFRRAMKEAVARAMRMGGLGIRVQCGGRLGGHEIARTEWYREGQVPLHTLRADVQYGLAEARTTFGVIGVKVWVYRGDGTLRHQEERKAGAGM
- the rpsQ gene encoding 30S ribosomal protein S17, which produces MSDVATPARPRAKTREGIVVSNKMDKTAVVKVARRVRHGKYMKTVVRDKHYMVHDEKNECRPGDRVVIAETRPLSRLKRWRLSRIVEQAVQGPAVADVEGGLK
- the rplX gene encoding 50S ribosomal protein L24, whose translation is MAKQNIKKGDTVIVIAGKDKGKTGKVTRVLTDGDRIQVERIAMVKRHNKPRGQQPGGILEKETPIHISNVMLLCPSVHKPTRVGRKAIEGGKGGKTRHVRVSRVSGEVIDAR
- the rpsH gene encoding 30S ribosomal protein S8 — protein: MMTDPIADLLTRIRNACRGRRDQVALPHSRVKEAIARLLCDEGFLREVEVSGEQTRKSLVLHIRYSDGGEPVLTGIRRISRPGLRRYSSSEEAPRVRGGLGISILSTPVGLLSDREARRRNVGGEVICEVW
- the rplW gene encoding 50S ribosomal protein L23, with the translated sequence MGSELKLLQTPLITEKGTLVAEHGQVVFKVPTHATKFEIRRAVEKLFSVKVTAVRTANFLGKKKRAGKILGKRPAWKKAYITLADGNAAELLEKI
- the rplE gene encoding 50S ribosomal protein L5, whose product is MAATKPTLQRRYEDEIRPVLQKEFGLTSVMAVPRLEKIVINVGLGDAVQNPKLIDGAVEQVGIITGQRPVVTRSKKAISNFKLREKMPIGVAVTLRRERMYEFLERFIRVALPRVRDFRGLPSRGFDGRGNLSIGLREQIIFPEIELDKVEKIHGLSVTIVTTARNDAQGRALLTRLGMPFRPQGGSQQQ
- a CDS encoding type Z 30S ribosomal protein S14 is translated as MAKKSMIIKSERKPKFTVRGYTRCKQCGRPRSVYRRFKLCRICLRNLALQGVIPGLVKASW
- the rpmC gene encoding 50S ribosomal protein L29 codes for the protein MQPNDVRKLGAEELGKKEAELRDKVARLTLKRNARRLDKPSELKSVRRDLARVLTVRGEKAAHKKGTKS